A genomic window from Colletotrichum destructivum chromosome 7, complete sequence includes:
- a CDS encoding Putative electron transfer flavoprotein-ubiquinone oxidoreductase — translation MSSSASPLARNLQRSTRNLSTCRFGLTRAAKAGLSTVARASITTTTRAAASRLPSTRRDAPAVTAFRPLGARTFTTSRTQQSDEDEKFDPATIERESDEVDVVIVGGGPAGLSAAIRLKQLANEAGNEEFRVLLLEKAGEMGAHILSGAVIQPTAIDELIPDWLSEDNPDRFEYATPAGGDRMRFLTKTSSIPLPTPPQMHNEGNYIVSLNQFTKWLGDRAEELGVEVYPGFAASEVLYNEVDGSVKGVATNDLGVGRDGKPKETFERGMAFHARCTLFAEGCHGSLSKQVIKKFDLRRDSQHQTYALGIKEVWEVQPEKFQKGSITHSMGYPLSKDLYGGGWMYHFGDNLVSIGLVVALDYENPWVSPYGEFQKMKHHPMYKEVIEGGKCLTYGARALIEGGFQSIPKCAFPGGALIGDSAGFVNLPKIKGTHNAMKSGMLAAEAAFTALSSETVGEGEERGTVFLYDYEDKLRESPIWKELKEVRNFRPSFHTPLGLYGGIAYSGLEAYVLKGRVPWTLKHKTPDHAATKSADKYPKIEYEKPDGKISFDILTSVSRTGTNHEEDQPVHLQVKDWEKHAAETWPKFKGVENRFCPAGVYEYVEDDTKELGVRFQINAQNCIHCKTCDIKAPHQDINWQVPQGGEGPKYYMS, via the exons ATGAGtagctcggcctcgccccTCGCGAGGAATCTCCAGCGCAGCACGCGCAACCTCTCGACATGCCGTTTCGGTCTTACACGGGCGGCGAAGGCCGGCCTCTCCACCGTCGCGAGAGCAAGCATCACAACCACCACTAGAGCTGCTGCGAGCAGGCTACCGTCGACACGGAGGGACGCTCCTGCCGTCACGGCCTTCAGGCCGCTGGGCGCGCGCACATTCACAACGAGCAGGACACAGCagagcgacgaggacgagaagtTCGACCCGGCAACCATTGAGCGTGAATCCGACGAAGTTGATGTTGTCATTGTGGGCGGCG GCCCCGCCGGACTCAGCGCTGCGATCCGGCTAAAACAGCtcgccaacgaggccggCAATGAAGAATtccgcgtcctcctcctcgaaaAAGCAGGTGAGATGGGCGCCCATATCCTCTCGGGCGCCGTCATCCAGCccaccgccatcgacgagctgATTCCGGACTGGCTCTCCGAGGATAACCCGGACCGCTTCGAGTACGCCaccccggccggcggcgaccgcATGCGCTTCCTCACAAAGACATCGTCAATTCCGCTGCCGACTCCGCCGCAGATGCACAACGAGGGCAACTACATTGTTTCGCTGAACCAGTTCACCAAGTGGCTTGGCGACCGTGCCGaagagctcggcgtcgaggtgtACCCGGGGTTCGCCGCCTCCGAGGTGCTCTATaacgaggtcgacggcagCGTTAAGGGTGTCGCGACCAACGACCTCGGCGTAGGCCGCGACGGCAAACCCAAGGAGACGTTCGAGCGCGGCATGGCGTTCCACGCGCGCTGCACGCTCTTCGCAGAGGGGTGTCACGGCAGCTTGAGCAAGCAGGTCATCAAGAAGTTCGATCTGCGCCGTGACAGCCAGCACCAGACATACGCGCTCGGCATCAAGGAGGTCTGGGAGGTGCAGCCCGAAAAGTTCCAAAAGGGCTCTATCACGCATTCGATGGGCTACCCACTCTCAAAAGATCTCTACGGTGGCGGCTGGATGTACCACTTCGGCGACAACCTCGTCAGCATCGGCTTagtcgtcgccctcgactATGAGAACCCCTGGGTCTCGCCTTACGGCGAGTTCCAGAAGATGAAGCACCACCCGATGTACAAGGAGGTcatcgagggcggcaagtgCCTGACGTACGGCGCGCGCGCCCTTATTGAGGGAGGATTCCAGTCGATACCGAAATGCGCGTTTCCTGGTGGTGCCCTCATCGGTGACTCGGCCGGCTTCGTGAACCTGCCCAAGATCAAGGGCACCCACAACGCCATGAAGTCGGGcatgctcgccgccgaggccgccttCACGGCGCTGTCGTCCGAgaccgtcggcgagggcgaggagcgGGGCACCGTGTTCCTGTACGACTACGAGGACAAGCTCCGCGAGTCGCCCATCTGGaaggagctgaaggaggtGCGCAACTTCCGCCCTTCCTTCCACACGCCGCTGGGCCTGTACGGTGGCATTGCCTACTCCGGGCTCGAGGCGTACGTCCTCAAGGGCCGTGTCCCGTGGACGCTGAAGCACAAGACTCCGGACCATGCAGCCACGAAATCGGCCGACAAGTACCCCAAGATCGAGTACGAAAAGCCGGACGGCAAGATCTCGTTCGACATCCTCACGAGCGTTAGCCGCACGGGCACGAACCACGAGGAGGACCAGCCGGTGCACCTGCAGGTCAAGGACTGGGAGAAGCACGCGGCCGAGACGTGGCCCAAGttcaagggcgtcgagaacCGATTTTGCCCGGCGGGCGTGTACGAGTatgtcgaggacgacaccAAGGAGCTCGGTGTGCGATTCCAGATCAACGCGCAAAA CTGCATCCATTGCAAAACGTGCGACATCAAGGCGCCGCACCAGGATATCAACTGGCAGGTGccccagggcggcgagggtcCCAAGTACTACATGTCTTGA
- a CDS encoding Putative glycosyl hydrolase family 92, alpha-1,2-mannosidase: MAILIPAIGLSRPVRLLVFAAIVVCLFTLWPHSGSRGLSRLLHSKSNLKVQRAILKYVDPLIGTVNGGHVFPGASLPYGMAKACADTDSRAENAAGWVSDNSKITGFSHFHDSGTGGSPSMGNFPLFAHPGCANDDYLACKYTTDQRSLFRVNGSVVARPGYFSVDLTNTVRAEMTVSERTALYRFNFSPNDTVSFVDVANHGTINAVSSPLILIDLADIAQSRSSGGIQVYESGRVIGDGTFRPSFGQGNYRAFFCADFRGAKIRKSGVFEGDDPQEEPKYLAEFTRGMHNPTGAAGAWLHFERPENNQILARVGLSFISVDKACQNAEDEIPKFDFDGTVRAAESTWSEKLSVVELDTAGVSEDLKTTFWSGLYRSFLSPQNYTGENPLWESSEPYFDSFYCIWDSFRAQHPLLTIVDPEAQTQMVRTLLDIYRFVGKLPDCRMSFCKGFSQGGSNADIVIADAYLKNITNGVDWKTAYEAVVSDAEVAPQHFGVEGRGNLESWFGLGYIAVDHFDKISTGPQSRSISRTVEYAYDDFCIAEMAKGLGHDDDFAKYMQRSANWQNLWNPDQQDIIQGKDHTEVERTKYTGFLMPKLVNGSFTYQNTRICSPNTEQHLCYFDTGQATYEGSPWLYSFFAPQDMATLIKLMGGREAFVDRLEYYHSGNIVYMGNEQAFLTVFQFHYAGRPGLSSRTTRSYIPSQFNATINGIPGNDDCAMGAFSALAMMGFFPVAGQDVYLVIPPFFPEVRLRSRGAKPAVIRKVARNDKELAEGIYIQSATLDGKPYTKNWISHEFFYHGGVLELTVGSEESDWGTREEDVPPSYPVTVASKTAAPTRTLQEG; the protein is encoded by the exons ATGGCCATCCTGATCCCTGCCATCGGCCTGTCCCGACCGGTGCGACTGCtggtcttcgccgccatcgtcgtaTGCCTATTTACGTTGTGGCCTCATTCCGGGTCTCGCGGGCTATCGCGTCTGCTCCATTCCAAGTCAAATTTGAAGGTCCAGCGCGCCATTCTGAAATATGTTGACCCCTTGATTGGAACCGTCAACGGAG GCCATGTGTTCCCCGGTGCATCGTTGCCGTACG GGATGGCCAAGGCTTGCGCAGACACGGATTCTCGCGCTGAGAATGCTGCGGGCTGGGTTTCAGACAATTCCAAGATAACCGGCTTCTCCCATTTCCATGATTCTG GAACCGGAGGG TCGCCGTCCATGGGCAACTTTCCACTGTTCGCTCACCCTGGCTGCGCCAATGATGACTACTTAGCATGCAAATACACGACGGACCAAAGAAGCCTCTTCCGTGTCAACGGTTCGGTCGTGGCTCGTCCAGGTTACTTCTCCGTAGACCTCACAAACACCGTTCGTGCTGAAATGACGGTCAGCGAGCGTACGGCGCTGTACCGCTTCAACTTTTCACCCAACGACACAGTATCATTTGTGGACGTCGCTAACCATGGTACTATCAACGCTGTTAGCAGCCCTCTGATTCTCATCGACCTCGCGGATATTGCCCAGAGCAGATCCAGCGGAGGTATCCAAGTGTACGAATCGGGCCGTGTCATTGGCGATGGCACTTTCAGACCCTCCTTTGGACAGGGCAACTACAGGGCATTCTTCTGTGCCGATTTCCGAGGAGCCAAAATTCGCAAGTCTGGTGTGTTCGAAGGCGATGATCCCCAAGAGGAGCCGAAATATCTGGCAGAGTTCACCCGAGGCATGCACAATCCTaccggtgccgccggcgcgtGGCTGCACTTCGAGAGGCCCGAGAACAACCAGATCCTCGCCCGGGTTGGCCTCTCCTTCATTTCCGTCGACAAGGCTTGCCAGAATGCCGAGGATGAGATACCAAAATTCGACTTCGATGGCACCGTACGCGCTGCAGAGTCAACGTGGAGCGAGAAGCTCTCGGTGGTGGAACTCGATACTGCGGGTGTAAGCGAAGACTTGAAGACTACCTTCTGGTCTGGTCTCTACAGAAGTTTTCTCTCGCCGCAGAATTACACGGGCGAAAACCCGCTGTGGGAATCGTCCGAACCGTACTTTGACTCGTTTTACTGTATCTGGGACTCCTTCCGGGCCCAGCACCCACTGCTTACCATTGTAGACCCGGAGGCGCAGACGCAAATGGTTCGCACTTTGTTGGACATCTACAGATTCGTTGGTAAGCTTCCGGACTGCAGGATGTCGTTCTGTAAAGGGTTCAGCCAGGGAGGCTCCAATGCCGACATTGTGATTGCGGACGCCTACCTCAAGAACATCACCAATGGCGTGGACTGGAAGACCGCATACGAGGCCGTGGTCTCGGATGCCGAAG TCGCGCCGCAGCATTTTGGCGTCGAAGGCCGGGGCAACCTCGAAAGCTGGTTCGGGCTAGGCTACATTGCTGTAGATCACTTTGATAAGATCTCGACTGGTCCGCAGAGCCGCTCTATTTCCCGCACAGTCGAGTATGCATACGACGACTTCTGCATCGCAGAGATGGCGAaaggcctcggccacgacgacgactttgcCAAGTATATGCAGCGCAGCGCCAACTGGCAAAACCTCTGGAACCCAGACCAGCAAGACATCATTCAGGGCAAGGACCACACTGAGGTTGAACGGACAAAATATACGGGATTCCTGATGCCGAAGCTGGTGAACGGCTCGTTTACGTACCAGAACACCCGCATCTGTTCGCCCAACACGGAACAGCACCTGTGCTACTTCGATACGGGGCAGGCCACGTACGAGGGATCCCCTTGGCTATACTCGTTCTTTGCGCCACAGGACATGGCAACGCTAATCAAGCTCATGGGCGGCCGGGAAGCGTTTGTCGACAGGCTCGAGTACTATCACAGCGGCAACATTGTCTACATGGGCAATGAACAAGCCTTCCTCACCGTGTTCCAATTCCATTACGCCGGGAGACCCGGCCTCAGCTCGCGCACGACGCGCAGCTATATCCCATCGCAGTTCAATGCCACCATCAACGGGATTCCCGGTAACGACGACTGTGCCATGGGCGCTTTCAGCGCGCTTGCAATgatgggcttcttccccgtCGCGGGGCAAGACGTGTACCTGGTCATCCCGCCCTTTTTCCCCGAGGTACGGCTCAGGTCGAGGGGAGCCAAGCCCGCTGTTATCCGAAAAGTTGCCAGGAATGACAAGGAGCTCGCAGAGGGCATCTACATCCAGAGCGCCACGCTCGACGGCAAGCCCTACACCAAGAACTGGATCTCGCACGAATTCTTCTACCACGGCGGAGTGCTGGAGCTCACGGTGGGCTCGGAGGAGAGCGATTGGGGCACGAGGGAGGAAGATGTGCCTCCCAGCTACCCCGTCACTGTCGCATCTAAGACAGCAGCGCCAACCCGGACACTCCAGGAAGGTTAA
- a CDS encoding Putative metal-independent alpha-mannosidase, six-hairpin glycosidase superfamily produces MALLCALVGFTGLAVAALKPNCPHFTDYAATPHEPFSEGIHKLSYQRPAPECRTASFPEVEKVITEMKALVKDPDLYRLFENTFPNTLDTTIAWTGLASENPDEELSFIITGDINAEWLRDSSNQLQSYRSLLKPNSSEGSLAALYRGAINLQARYVRFAPHCNAFQPPEESDVAPTDNEAGGGSDHIFPAYSTSSFFECKYELDSLAAFLQLSHDYYTATADKDFFARFNWSKAVAVLLNTTDALRAGTYAADGTLNPSPVLFERKSVSSSETLSNGGNGAPTEGSTGMVRSFFRPSDDSCIYQLFVPANMMFTRYLNSCAEIMDSIDAGLAERMRDSAKAVREGVEAHGKTTHPKFGEIYSYEVDGFGSHNNMDDANIPSLLSAPHYGYLSAQDPVYQNTRRFVLSTSNPYQMRGPVLNATGGPHIGPGNAWPMALIAQLMTSDDDDEIANGLRQLIGSTNGLGLIHESVNSHDASKWTRSWFAWANGLFGQMLLDVKERKPHLLERSYQ; encoded by the exons ATGGCCCTTCTATGCGCTCTTGTCGGATTCACTGGTCTGGCGGTAGCAGCTCTCAAACCCAACTGTCCACACTTTACCGACTATGCGGCCACTCCCCACGAGCCCTTCTCCGAGGGTATCCATAAGCTATCGTATCAGCGTCCGGCGCCTGAGTGCCGGACCGCTAGCTTCCCCGAAGTCGAGAAGGTCATCACCGAGATGAAGGCGCTCGTCAAGGACCCGGACCTCTACCGTCTTTTCGAGAACACCTTCCCAAACACCCTCGACACCACCATTGCCTGGACCGGGCTAGCCAGCGAGAACCCGGATGAAGAGCTCAGCTTCATCATCACCGGTGACATCAATGCTGAATGGCTGAGAGATAGTAGTAACCAACTACAGAGCTACCGTTCTCTGCTTAAACCTAACTCGTCCGAGGGCTCCTTAGCCGCCCTCTACCGCGGCGCAATCAACTTACAGGCACGTTATGTCCGCTTCGCTCCTCACTGCAATGCCTTCCAGCCTCCAGAGGAATCCGATGTGGCTCCCACGGacaacgaggccggcggcggctccgacCACATCTTTCCGGCCTACTCGACATCCTCGTTCTTCGAGTGCAA GTACGAATTGGACTCCTTGGCCGCATTCCTCCAGCTCTCCCACGACTATTAtaccgccaccgccgacaaGGACTTCTTCGCTCGCTTCAACTGGtccaaggccgtcgccgtcctcctcaaCACGACCGACGCCCTACGCGCAGGCAcctacgccgccgacggcaccctTAACCCATCGCCCGTCCTCTTCGAGCGTAAGTCCGTTTCGTCATCGGAGACACTCtccaacggcggcaacggcgcgcCCACCGAGGGCAGCACCGGCATGGTCCGCAGCTTCTTCCGCCCCAGCGACGATAGCTGCATCTACCAGCTCTTCGTGCCGGCCAACATGATGTTCACCCGCTACCTCAACTCGTGCGCCGAGATCATGGACAGCATCGACGCgggcctcgccgagcgcATGCGGGACTCGGCCAAGGCCGTCCGcgagggtgtcgaggccCACGGCAAGACGACGCATCCTAAGTTTGGCGAGATTTACTCGTACGAAGTGGATGGCTTCGGCAGCCACAACAACATG GATGATGCCAACATCCCCTCACTTCTTTCAGCCCCTCACTACGGCTACCTGTCCGCCCAGGACCCGGTCTACCAAAATACCCGCCGCTTCGTACTCTCCACTTCGAACCCCTACCAAATGCGCGGACCTGTCCTCAACGCTACGGGCGGTCCGCACATAGGGCCCGGCAATGCCTGGCCCATGGCCCTGATCGCGCAGCTCATGACCTcagacgatgacgacgagatcgCAAACGGCCTGCGCCAGCTCATCGGCTCCACGAACGGTCTCGGCCTGATCCACGAATCGGTGAATAGCCACGACGCCTCCAAGTGGACTCGCTCCTG GTTTGCCTGGGCCAACGGGCTTTTTGGGCAGATGTTGCTGGACGTAAAGGAGAGGAAACCACATCTGCTTGAGAGGAGCTACCAGTGA
- a CDS encoding Putative ubiquitin-protein ligase E3A/B/C — protein sequence MFPTFTGNSRRPRNVNLSGQNLNPFGATSWTPTAGSGASKTVSNAQAERAQRQQDRDRLKAAGKIQKTWRGHRVRRRLRDSRREAFDALYESTSDLATQQRLSMALPLLLTTFQSSHDKDLERVVRFSQDLTTTNLECLSPDRLAPPRLSRFVKTLVETLDVKLKKRQGTDDIKLLLDLLTHIVNVAPESLSKSFRQYYTALAELCGVLGADTTALETTSRAVLVPLRAAFADEYLSASYEAFALSFLTRNDLYLLERPAHTISQNLDSDRLASAITAAYTNGRIHGVGRDGQIWLLAHFIGLHQKTGTNYQGLKHLDALHIQLSSLSTEISLRLSVKPAESTSPNTDSSSAEETLLRPLPGYAIQQLTSLVDRDGISALLGELTTHFGSQSSSHDFRTASLLSGYILTLLRCFPGQGDDVRMRLFLGDVRSSTGSLPTIKFLWQAMSQTSIYKQILQDSSSVTGLLRDYLSKSSKSNDSSREPEWRLVLLFLELYIFILRLSDDEDFFSSIHPSLVRSEGQMSRLRSCGLSLSEVKNLTIVLKHLAFTMHYNAADILQGVQQSESISMSQLESYFGSSNTAKPSKEKSQGLKGNAADTRLDLSSLRSIVTTAMRLLYERDSRRPFLPRDHWLMTSKFDMEGFVSAVVAEQERQNEVSDSSDNEDGEVDEDANMGGLHDGIIHTMAGQRVSRHAQIERLRSQQRKAQRDRLLAVIGPKLEILRHMPFVIPFDTRVQIFRQFVYLDKHKRREGMDADQWRMTMLHNPLRSPGRSAAGRHHGKIRRGQVFQDAFEQFYELGEGLKEPIQIQFVDQFDTVEAGIDGGGVTKEFLTSVTTEAFGQMDGISLFSANSQGLLYPNPTAMDELREALRRAGVPERTAEWHEQVQDLLRQFEFLGRIVGKCMYEGILVDIAFAGFFLLKWISGQTGENSYRGNVNDLRDLDEELYQGMLRLKNYNENVADLALDFTINDQVSLPGEPTRTISRNLIPNGENVTVTNDNRLLYISYVARHRLVAQPAQQTAAFLRGLRSIIAPSWLSMFNQNELQRLVGGDSSEIDIEDLRRNTVYSGLYEVGDDGLEHPTVQLFWKVMANFSDRERRDVLKYVTSTPRAPLLGFSQLSPRFSIRDGGEDQERLPSTSTCVNLLKLPRYKNQETLRKKLLYAVSSGAGFDLS from the exons ATGTTTCCTACCTTCACAGGCAACTCCCGTCGCCCCCGGAACGTGAACCTCAGCGGTCAGAATCTCAACCCGTTCGGCGCCACATCATGGACTCCCACTGCCGGATCAGGAGCTTCGAAGACCGTCTCCAACGCCCAAGCCGAACGGGCCCAGAGACAACAGGACCGAGATAGGTTGAAGGCCGCTGGCAAAATCCAGAAGACGTGGAGGGGTCACCGGGTCAGGAGACGACTTCGAGACTCCCGCCGCGAGGCCTTCGACGCTCTGTACGAGAGCACCTCGGACTTGGCTACACAGCAGAGActgtcgatggccttgccaCTGCTGTTGACAACTTTCCAGTCGTCCCACGACAAGGATCTCGAACGCGTCGTCCGTTTCTCTCAGGACCTGACCACCACCAACCTGGAATGCCTCTCCCCTGACCGGCTTGCCCCCCCTCGACTGTCGCGATTCGTGAAGACGCTTGTGGAGACTCTGGATGTTAAACTCAAGAAAAG ACAAGGAACAGACGATATCAaactccttctcgacctcctcacGCACATCGTAAACGTTGCCCCCGAGTCATTATCGAAGTCGTTCCGACAATACTACACAGCCTTGGCAGAACTATGTGGAGTGTTGGGTGCAGACACGACTGCTTTGGAAACAACATCAAGAGCTGTCCTCGTGCCGCTGCGAGCCGCATTCGCCGACGAATACTTGTCGGCATCTTACGAAGCTTTCGCGCTGTCGTTTCTGACTCGCAATGACCTTTACCTTCTCGAGAGACCCGCCCATACAATCTCCCAGAATCTTGATTCAGACCGCCTTGCCTCGGCCATCACGGCGGCATACACTAACGGACGGATACACGGTGTGGGTCGGGATGGCCAAATCTGGCTGCTGGCACATTTTATCGGCTTACATCAAAAGACGGGCACCAACTACCAAGGGCTGAAGCACCTGGACGCACTCCATATTCAACTCTCGAGCTTGTCCACAGAAATAAGCCTGAGACTTTCTGTCAAACCGGCCGAATCCACCTCACCCAACACAGACTCCAGTAGCGCAGAAGAAACCTTGCTTCGGCCACTGCCTGGTTATGCCATCCAACAACTCACATCTTTGGTCGACCGAGACGGTATCTCTGCGCTGTTGGGCGAGCTCACGAC TCACTTCGGCTCACAATCATCGAGTCACGATTTTCGGACAGCGAGCCTGTTGTCTGGCTATATTCTCACACTTCTCCGATGTTTCCCAGGtcagggcgacgacgttcGCATGCGTCTCTTCCTAGGCGATGTCCGTTCGAGCACGGGCAGCCTGCCAACGATTAAGTTTCTATGGCAAGCCATGAGCCAAACGAGCATCTACAAGCAAATTCTACAAGACTCGTCGTCAGTCACAGGCTTGTTGCGGGACTATCTCTCAAAGTCCTCAAAGTCGAATGACTCCTCTCGGGAACCGGAGTGGAGGCTAGTTTTGCTGTTCCTCGAACTATACATTTTCATTCTTCGTCTgagtgacgacgaggactttTTCAGCAGTATTCACCCCAGCCTCGTACGGAGCGAAGGTCAGATGTCTCGGTTAAGGTCCTGCGGGCTTTCTCTCTCCGAAGTGAAGAACCTCACAATTGTGCTCAAGCATCTCGCTTTTACAATGCATTACAATGCAGCCGATATTCTACAAGGCGTTCAGCAATCCGAGTCGATATCGATGAGCCAGCTTGAGTCTTACTTCGGTAGCAGCAACACCGCAAAGCCGTCGAAGGAGAAAAGCCAGGGCCTCAAAGGCAACGCAGCTGATACCAGGCTTGACCTCTCTAGCCTTCGCAGCATCGTCACCACGGCCATGCGACTTCTGTACGAGCGGGATTCTCGACGGCCATTCTTGCCTCGGGACCATTGGCTAATGACCTCGAAATTCGACATGGAGGGGTTTGTTAGCGCTGTCGTGGCCGAACAAGAGCGACAAAACGAAGTATCCGATTCGAGCGATAatgaggatggcgaggttGACGAAGATGCGAACATGGGCGGATTGCATGATGGAATTATTCACACTATGGCCGGACAGCGAGTTTCTCGACATGCTCAGATCGAAAGGCTTCGGTCCCAGCAACGCAAGGCGCAACGCGACCGTCTGCTGGCCGTCATTGGACCAAAGTTGGAAATCCTGAGACACATGCCTTTCGTCATCCCTTTCGACACTCGTGTCCAGATCTTCCGACAATTCGTCTATCTTGACAAGCACAAGCGCAGGGAAGGCATGGATGCCGATCAATGGAGAATGACCATGCTGCATAATCCTCTGCGCTCCCCTGGCAGGAGTGCTGCTGGGCGACACCACGGCAAAATCAGGAGAGGCCAGGTTTTTCAGGACGCCTTTGAACAATTTTATGAGCTGGGAGAAGGCCTCAAAGAACCAATTCAGATCCAGTTTGTTGACCAGTTCGACACAGTGGAAGCTGGCATTGATGGTGGCGGAGTCACAAAGGAATTTCTAACAAGCGTCACAACGGAAGCCTTTGGTCAGATGGACGGCATCTCCTTGTTCTCGGCCAACAGCCAAGGCCTCCTCTACCCCAACCCAACGGCAATGGATGAGCTCAGGGAAGCCTTGAGACGAGCCGGAGTTCCCGAGCGCACCGCCGAGTGGCATGAGCAGGTGCAAGATCTACTTCGGCAATTCGAGTTCCTCGGCCGAATCGTTGGAAAATGCATGTACGAAGGAATTCTCGTCGACATTGCATTTGCTGGGTTCTTCCTTCTGAAGTGGATCTCGGGGCAGACTGGAGAGAACAGCTACCGCGGCAACGTCAATGACTTGAGAGACCTGGACGAGGAACTTTACCAGGGCATGCTGCGTCTGAAGAACTACAACGAGAATGTGGCGGACCTGGCATTGGACTTTACGATTAATGACCAAGTCTCGCTGCCAGGAGAGCCTACCCGTACCATTTCGAGAAATCTGATTCCCAACGGCGAAAACGTCACAGTCACGAACGATAACCGCCTTCTCTACATATCCTACGTCGCTCGCCACCGCCTCGTTGCTCAGCCCGCACAGCAGACGGCTGCTTTTCTCCGCGGACTCCGCTCCATCATCGCGCCGTCGTGGCTTTCCATGTTCAACCAGAACGAACTACAGCGTCTCGTGGGCGGCGATAGCTCCGAGATCGACATTGAGGACCTGCGCAGAAACACAGTCTATTCGGGTCTGTACGAGGTGGGAGACGATGGACTGGAGCATCCAACGGTGCAGCTGTTCTGGAAGGTCATGGCCAACTTTTCGGACCGAGAGCGCCGGGATGTGCTCAAGTACGTGACGAGCACCCCACGGGCGCCCCTACTGGGCTTCTCGCAGCTAAGCCCACGATTCAGCATCCGAGACGGAGGTGAGGACCAGGAGAGATTGCCGAGTACCAGTACTTGCGTGAACCTACTCAAGCTGCCACGGTACAAGAATCAGGAAACGCTCAGGAAGAAGTTGCTCTATGCTGTATCATCGGGTGCTGGATTTGATCTCAGCTAA